From Streptomyces chrestomyceticus JCM 4735, one genomic window encodes:
- a CDS encoding DUF397 domain-containing protein, whose protein sequence is MNAELTWFKSSHSNPDGQTCVEVAYAWRKSSYSGEQDADTNCVEVATTPTTIHIRDSKNVTGPALSVPPAAWADFLRLIS, encoded by the coding sequence GTGAACGCCGAACTGACCTGGTTCAAGAGCAGCCACAGCAACCCCGATGGCCAAACGTGTGTGGAAGTGGCCTACGCCTGGCGTAAGTCCAGCTACAGCGGCGAACAAGACGCCGACACCAACTGCGTCGAAGTGGCCACCACCCCCACCACCATCCACATACGCGACTCCAAGAACGTCACCGGCCCCGCCCTCTCCGTACCCCCCGCCGCCTGGGCCGACTTCCTGCGCCTCATCTCGTAG
- a CDS encoding VOC family protein — MSRVTGNQPDGTPTWVELVVPDLERAMDFYGKLFGWTYERETMAEGPYAIGLVDGQRAAGLMERSDAQGDPWTMFMAADDCDGTAKRITDAGGRVLWGPVDIRDFGRAVLAEDNVGAQFGLWQARAHVGCEIVNEPNTLVRNDLLAPAADAARAREFYTAVFSYTLDGNPDMADADFTFLRRPDGHEIGGILGVPSLGAASWGTCFEVADTDAAVARAVAAGGTATEPEDTVYVRQARVTDPFGTEFMIGARPKA, encoded by the coding sequence ATGAGCCGTGTCACCGGCAACCAGCCCGACGGAACGCCTACCTGGGTCGAGCTGGTGGTGCCCGATCTCGAACGCGCCATGGACTTCTACGGGAAGCTGTTCGGCTGGACGTACGAGCGGGAGACGATGGCGGAGGGGCCGTACGCCATCGGGCTGGTGGACGGGCAGCGCGCCGCGGGCCTGATGGAGCGGTCCGACGCGCAGGGCGACCCGTGGACCATGTTCATGGCGGCCGACGACTGCGACGGCACGGCCAAGCGGATCACCGACGCGGGCGGCCGGGTGCTGTGGGGCCCGGTGGACATCCGGGACTTCGGGCGGGCCGTGCTCGCCGAGGACAACGTGGGGGCGCAGTTCGGGCTCTGGCAGGCGCGCGCCCACGTCGGCTGCGAGATCGTCAACGAGCCCAACACCCTCGTACGCAACGACCTGTTGGCGCCGGCCGCGGATGCCGCGCGGGCCCGCGAGTTCTACACGGCGGTCTTCTCCTACACGCTGGACGGCAACCCGGACATGGCGGACGCCGACTTCACGTTCTTGCGCCGCCCGGACGGGCACGAGATCGGCGGGATCCTGGGCGTCCCGTCCCTCGGGGCCGCGAGCTGGGGGACGTGCTTCGAGGTGGCGGACACGGACGCGGCGGTGGCGCGGGCGGTCGCGGCCGGCGGGACGGCTACCGAGCCGGAGGACACGGTGTACGTACGGCAGGCGCGGGTGACGGACCCGTTCGGTACGGAGTTCATGATCGGCGCGCGTCCGAAGGCGTAA
- a CDS encoding ALF repeat-containing protein, producing the protein MLVHDMKKQARLTAFLAAAAVAPAVLFASPAVAAEAPDAANSVPDQGAQAQPDESGKTPADTARMKEDLLAVARMLDGNPGRALAREAKKALTGPREGLRRFLETGQYEARDEDNKVAILRILAGKNVGSSVREAANKALDGAPQDRVRFLEEGLSLAIEGDNRVRVVQIASVGGPAVQAAADEALWGGPEDLQHFLDVGQYEARAKDEAAAKKAEEERAAKEKAAKDKAAKDKAAKEKGAGGKAAEGGGKNVTPAVDTKPAGDHGTTGSGTPSGTAVTSTGSDTTSNTSTGSSLAATGVSPVTPWAAGGAAVAVAAGAGLVVAGRRRTTAERG; encoded by the coding sequence ATGTTGGTGCATGACATGAAGAAGCAGGCCCGTCTCACGGCCTTCCTGGCGGCTGCCGCGGTCGCGCCGGCCGTACTGTTCGCCTCCCCGGCGGTCGCCGCCGAGGCACCGGACGCCGCCAACTCGGTGCCGGACCAGGGCGCGCAGGCGCAGCCGGACGAGTCCGGGAAGACGCCGGCGGACACGGCGCGCATGAAGGAGGATCTGCTCGCGGTCGCGCGGATGCTGGACGGGAACCCCGGCCGCGCGCTGGCCCGGGAGGCCAAGAAGGCGCTCACGGGCCCGCGCGAGGGTCTGCGTCGGTTCCTGGAGACGGGGCAGTACGAGGCCCGCGACGAGGACAACAAGGTGGCGATCCTGCGGATCTTGGCGGGCAAGAACGTCGGCTCCAGTGTCCGCGAAGCGGCGAACAAGGCTCTCGACGGCGCCCCGCAGGACCGGGTGCGCTTCCTGGAGGAGGGCCTGAGCCTCGCCATTGAAGGGGACAACAGGGTGCGCGTGGTGCAGATTGCCAGCGTCGGCGGCCCCGCCGTCCAGGCCGCCGCTGATGAGGCGCTGTGGGGCGGGCCCGAGGACCTTCAGCACTTCCTCGACGTAGGCCAGTACGAGGCCCGCGCCAAGGACGAGGCCGCCGCGAAGAAGGCGGAAGAGGAGAGGGCGGCGAAGGAGAAGGCCGCCAAGGACAAGGCGGCCAAGGACAAGGCCGCGAAGGAGAAGGGGGCCGGGGGCAAGGCCGCGGAGGGTGGCGGCAAGAACGTCACGCCCGCCGTCGACACCAAGCCCGCGGGCGACCACGGCACCACCGGCTCCGGCACGCCCTCCGGTACCGCCGTCACGTCCACCGGCAGCGACACCACCAGCAACACCAGCACCGGCAGCAGCCTGGCCGCGACCGGCGTCAGCCCGGTCACCCCGTGGGCCGCCGGCGGCGCCGCCGTCGCCGTCGCCGCGGGCGCGGGCCTGGTGGTCGCGGGCCGCCGCCGCACCACCGCCGAGCGCGGCTGA
- a CDS encoding alpha/beta fold hydrolase: protein METPQEHRNRLLLDGRSLSYIDFGPADGKPLLALHGHFSEGLSFAGLAAELAPEWRVIAPDQGGHGESDRTPDHSREAYVADALALLDHLGLASAVVLGHSMGGKNAYHLAARHPERVRALINVDDPVVITDTGPSGISFCLDWPRQAPTREALLDGLGAAAPMVAPWLRRQDDGGWRLPFVPEDVVASDLGVRGDHWPVWLASDCPALLVHGRTSFLVTPGLAREMAERRPHTRRVELDAGHFIPTEDPEGLVRAVREFLGTLG, encoded by the coding sequence ATGGAGACTCCGCAAGAACACCGCAATCGGCTGCTCCTGGACGGCCGTAGCCTCTCGTACATCGACTTCGGCCCCGCCGACGGAAAACCGCTCCTCGCCCTGCACGGGCATTTCTCCGAGGGCCTGAGTTTCGCCGGGCTCGCCGCCGAACTCGCCCCGGAATGGCGGGTGATCGCCCCCGACCAGGGCGGCCACGGCGAGTCGGACCGTACCCCGGACCATTCCCGCGAGGCGTACGTCGCCGACGCGCTCGCCCTCCTCGACCACCTCGGCCTGGCGTCCGCCGTGGTGCTCGGGCACTCCATGGGCGGCAAGAACGCGTACCACCTCGCCGCCCGGCACCCGGAGCGGGTCCGCGCGCTGATCAATGTGGACGACCCGGTCGTGATCACCGACACCGGTCCCAGCGGCATCTCCTTCTGCCTGGACTGGCCGCGGCAGGCGCCGACCCGAGAGGCCCTGCTCGACGGGCTCGGCGCGGCGGCGCCGATGGTCGCCCCATGGCTGCGGCGGCAGGACGACGGCGGCTGGCGGCTGCCGTTCGTACCGGAGGACGTCGTCGCGTCCGACCTGGGTGTGCGCGGTGATCACTGGCCGGTCTGGCTGGCCAGCGACTGCCCGGCCCTGCTCGTGCACGGCCGTACGAGCTTCCTGGTGACGCCGGGGCTGGCCCGGGAGATGGCCGAACGCCGCCCGCACACCCGCCGGGTCGAGCTGGACGCCGGGCACTTCATCCCGACCGAGGACCCGGAGGGGCTGGTCAGGGCCGTACGGGAGTTCCTGGGCACGCTCGGGTGA
- a CDS encoding META domain-containing protein, producing the protein MLKNERGESATASPVMFEGFFTTRYRPKEFRPENTVLGFASADEDLYWDFHPGGVVTGKLGCNAFSAAAEFSGTSVYFHGPKLITHRTCPGPNSADEHRLLGILDAKRYEYKASESGMWVERGYHPDNSLLSFEAVPRP; encoded by the coding sequence GTGCTGAAGAACGAGCGCGGCGAGTCGGCGACGGCCTCACCGGTCATGTTCGAGGGGTTCTTCACGACGCGGTACCGGCCCAAGGAATTCCGTCCCGAGAACACCGTACTGGGTTTTGCTTCCGCCGACGAAGACCTCTACTGGGACTTCCACCCCGGTGGCGTCGTCACCGGCAAGCTCGGCTGCAATGCCTTCAGCGCAGCGGCCGAATTCTCCGGCACGAGTGTCTACTTCCACGGCCCGAAGCTCATCACGCACCGCACCTGCCCCGGACCGAACTCGGCGGACGAGCATCGGCTGCTCGGAATCCTGGATGCGAAGAGGTACGAGTACAAGGCAAGCGAGAGCGGCATGTGGGTGGAGCGGGGTTACCATCCCGACAACTCCCTGCTCTCGTTCGAAGCCGTGCCGCGTCCATGA
- a CDS encoding thiolase C-terminal domain-containing protein has translation MYRQIYAAAVREHHVPRKVVIAGVALSDCGRVAEATPYALHAQAARRALADSGLDRSLVDGFASAGLGTLAPVEVAEYLGLRPTWADSTSVGGATWEVMAAHAVDAIAAGQARAVLLVYGSTARADLKAGRRTANLSFGARGPLQYEVPYGHTLVAKYAMAARRHMHQYGTTLAQLAEVAVQARANAATNPDAMYRDPITVDDVLSGPLIADPFTKLHCCIRSDGGCAVLLAAEEYVRDLAKPPVHVLGAGTALSHSAMSEWDDFTVSPAAVSGRLAFERAGVRPSEIDVAEIYDAFTYMTLVTLEDLGFCAKGEGGAFVEKGRLLRDGALPVNTDGGGLAACHPGMRGLFLLVEAVRQLRGEAGEDRQVHRPDGTLPQLAVASGTGGWFCSSGTLVLGRG, from the coding sequence ATGTACCGTCAGATTTATGCCGCTGCCGTCAGGGAGCACCACGTCCCCCGCAAGGTGGTCATCGCCGGTGTCGCCCTCTCCGACTGCGGGCGCGTGGCCGAAGCCACCCCGTACGCCCTCCACGCCCAGGCCGCCCGCCGCGCGCTGGCCGACTCCGGCCTCGACCGCTCCCTGGTCGACGGCTTCGCCTCGGCCGGGCTCGGCACTCTGGCGCCGGTGGAGGTCGCCGAGTACCTGGGACTGCGCCCCACCTGGGCCGACTCCACCTCGGTGGGCGGCGCCACCTGGGAGGTGATGGCCGCGCATGCCGTGGACGCCATCGCGGCCGGGCAGGCGCGCGCGGTGCTGCTGGTGTACGGGTCCACAGCGCGCGCCGACCTCAAGGCCGGCCGCCGCACAGCCAACCTCTCCTTCGGCGCCCGCGGCCCGCTCCAGTACGAGGTGCCGTACGGCCACACCCTCGTCGCCAAGTACGCCATGGCCGCGCGCCGCCACATGCACCAGTACGGCACCACACTCGCCCAGCTCGCCGAGGTCGCCGTCCAGGCGCGGGCCAACGCGGCCACCAACCCGGACGCGATGTACCGGGACCCCATCACCGTCGACGACGTACTGTCCGGACCGCTGATCGCCGACCCCTTCACCAAGCTGCACTGCTGCATCCGCTCCGACGGCGGCTGCGCGGTCCTCCTGGCCGCCGAGGAGTACGTACGCGACCTGGCCAAGCCGCCCGTCCACGTCCTGGGCGCGGGCACCGCCCTGTCCCACTCCGCGATGTCCGAGTGGGACGACTTCACCGTCTCCCCCGCCGCCGTCTCCGGCCGCCTCGCCTTCGAACGGGCCGGGGTGCGCCCCTCGGAGATCGACGTGGCCGAGATCTACGACGCCTTCACCTACATGACGCTGGTGACCCTGGAAGACCTCGGCTTCTGTGCCAAGGGCGAGGGCGGCGCCTTCGTGGAGAAGGGCCGCCTGCTGCGCGACGGCGCCCTCCCCGTCAACACCGACGGCGGCGGCCTGGCCGCCTGCCACCCCGGCATGCGCGGCCTGTTCCTGCTGGTCGAGGCAGTACGCCAGCTACGCGGCGAAGCAGGCGAGGACCGCCAGGTACACCGCCCGGACGGCACCCTCCCGCAACTGGCCGTGGCGTCGGGGACGGGCGGCTGGTTCTGCTCTTCGGGGACGTTGGTGCTGGGGCGGGGGTAG